From a region of the Terriglobales bacterium genome:
- a CDS encoding DUF4440 domain-containing protein: protein MNLKRWALLVMLVALWGEQAAAADRRGEIERFNREYTAAHLRMDKSAIFGMWADDGVSLLPGMAPLMGKAAITRFIEDVTAKMPGFRVTRQEDVFHDIQISGDWASEWGTTLQVVQPPDGKPPIETHGKILLVLHREKSGQWKIRQEIWTTGPRE, encoded by the coding sequence ATGAACTTGAAGCGGTGGGCGCTCCTGGTGATGCTGGTTGCCCTCTGGGGCGAGCAGGCGGCCGCGGCTGATCGGCGTGGCGAGATTGAGAGGTTCAACCGCGAGTACACCGCTGCCCATCTACGCATGGACAAGTCGGCGATCTTCGGCATGTGGGCGGACGACGGCGTGTCGCTGCTGCCCGGCATGGCGCCGCTGATGGGCAAAGCGGCCATCACGCGCTTCATCGAAGACGTGACCGCGAAGATGCCCGGCTTCCGCGTCACCCGGCAGGAAGACGTGTTCCACGACATCCAGATCAGCGGCGATTGGGCCTCCGAGTGGGGGACCACGCTCCAGGTGGTGCAGCCGCCCGATGGCAAGCCGCCGATTGAGACCCACGGAAAAATCCTGCTCGTGCTGCACCGGGAAAAATCTGGCCAGTGGAAGATCAGGCAGGAGATTTGGACCACTGGACCGCGGGAGTAG